The DNA segment CCCCAGAACAGATCTACCAGAATAAGGTAGATCGCTCCCAGAAGAAGGCAATAGCCGAGCAGTTCAAAACTTACTATCATAACCATCCTTCCTCGCGATACCAGTAATAGGTTCCCTGCGCTCCCTGCGGAAAAGAAATCTGAGAGTGAAAATTTAAATCATGCTCCGCCCGGGCCGTCGAGACCTCCCAATTATTTAGAATCTCATTGGCCTTCTCAACCGTGAACATCGGCGATTTACCCACCGCCCGAAGCAGTTTTTCCGAGACCAGAGCTACCAGGCGAACTCCCCACGCGGGGATATAAAAAGGAACAGCCGCTTTACCGGTCGCCTGTCTGATATGCCTGATCAAATCACGATATGTGTAGGCCCGGGACTCGGCAATAAAATAAATCACACCCGATTCGGTCCCGGATCTTATGGCTCGGCTGATTCCCAGGCAGAGATCATCGACATGCACCATCTGAATGCGCCGATTAAGATTTCCAATGTACGGCTTGAGGCGATTGTCGAGGATCTGAAAGAAAGTGAAGGCCTCCCGATCCCCCGGGCCGTACACGGCCGGTGGACGGAGGATCGCTACGGGAATTCTGTCGGCCAGTGCCAGGATCTCTTTTTCCCCGGCTACTTTGGAACGCCCGTATTCGGTAATCGGGTTCACCGCCATATCCTCGGTAATCGGGACCCCGTTTTCTGACGGCCCGGCCGCGGCGACCGACGAAACATATATGAATTTCTTGAGTTTCCTGACATCCAAAGCGGCTCGAAGAAGGTTTCTGGTACCGATCTGATTGACTTCATAGAACTGTTCTTTTCTCCGGGCCTTCACCAATCCGGCATTATGAACTATGTAATCGATATCGGCGACCATCTCAGGCAAAGTCTCCGGCCGGGTAATGTCGCCGTAACGGCAATCAAGACGCAAATCATCGATGAGTGACATATCGCATCCTTCACGGATACCGGCGGTGACATGGAAACCATCAGAGATGAGCCGCCGGCTCAAACGGCTCCCGACAAAACCGTTGGCTCCCGTTATTAGGACTGATTCTTTGGAATTATCCGGCATCGATGAAAATGCCCTTTAGCGAGTGACCCGGCTCAATATCATTGGCCCTGATCCGGAATATAGGAAGTAATCGATTTCCGCATTTAGAATATATCGGCGGTGAAACGGTAAATTTCGGCCGCCTTGTCTTTATAACTGTTTTTCGGTAATCCGGCTTTCAGGCAGGTTTGCTCCAGAAAAGTTGTCCGATCCCAGCCATGTTCGGTCGCCACCTGCGGCAGAAGCAGCCCGGAATGCAGGTCCAGTTTAATCATCAATCCGTCGCGGCCGACCTCAATGTCATCGATTTTTTCCACCCGCATCAACGGACTTAAAGCCGAAATTTCGATTTCCAGATTTTTGGCCTCCCGGGGAGTCAGGGGCATAAAACGAGGGTCTTCGAATGCCGCCGCCTGCGCCATATCCGCGATGACTTCATAAAGCGGCTTGTACGCGCGAATGAGGCCGATACATCCCCGCAACTCCCCGCCGGATTTGATTGTCACAAACGCCCCTCTTTTTTCCCGGAGAATTTTCGACTCCGGCTCGGTCGGCTTAAATGGTTTCTTCTCGAGTCCGGCCTGAATCGATTCGGCCGCCAGGCCGCGGAGATATAACTTGTCTTCATCGGTTAGTTCGGTACCGTTCTTCCGGGAGTTGGCTCCGCCGGACTCTGTCGCGCGGATGACCGGTTTCTCCGATGTCACGATAGCGCCCAAATAGCCAACCACTTCAGAAAAATCATTGGTCGCTTCGCCCGAAGTGGTGTACCCTGTAACGATGACTTTTTCTCCCCCCAGTTTTTTGGAGGCGATCAAGGCCGCGGCTGTCGGCCCGCCACCGCAGGCCTCGCCTCGTCCCGATGATAAAACCGACAGCAATCTGCTCGGATTAAATTCCTCTACCGCCCGGCGGATATTGCCGTCAAGTTGACGGGCTTCTTTGTCGGAATGATAATGGGACAGATCGGTTGAGGCCACAATCAGGGCGTTTTTCCCGGACAGGGCCGATGCCAGAACTTCCCCCAGGGCGTGGCAAGTGGTCTCTTCCTGGTCGCCCATGACAATCGCGACCAGTTTGAATTTCCCCAGAACCAATTGGAGAAAAGGCAGCTGCACTTCAAGAGCATGCTCGCCGCGAATGGAGCCGCCCGTATGACCCTTATTCGAAAGATAAACGACCGGATTTATGGTGGCGATAGTCTCCGAGAGTTTCTCGTCGATTTCAACCACCCCAATCGGGGTCTGGTAAGCCGCGCCGTTATATACCGAGGCGCCGGGGAAAAAGACGGTATGCGACGGGGATATG comes from the Candidatus Zixiibacteriota bacterium genome and includes:
- a CDS encoding conserved hypothetical protein (Evidence 4 : Unknown function but conserved in other organisms), with the translated sequence MPDNSKESVLITGANGFVGSRLSRRLISDGFHVTAGIREGCDMSLIDDLRLDCRYGDITRPETLPEMVADIDYIVHNAGLVKARRKEQFYEVNQIGTRNLLRAALDVRKLKKFIYVSSVAAAGPSENGVPITEDMAVNPITEYGRSKVAGEKEILALADRIPVAILRPPAVYGPGDREAFTFFQILDNRLKPYIGNLNRRIQMVHVDDLCLGISRAIRSGTESGVIYFIAESRAYTYRDLIRHIRQATGKAAVPFYIPAWGVRLVALVSEKLLRAVGKSPMFTVEKANEILNNWEVSTARAEHDLNFHSQISFPQGAQGTYYWYREEGWL
- a CDS encoding AMMECR1 domain protein codes for the protein MKNNIDVRYPAAAGSFYPGNPVELSKMLAQFYSEVKRESFAGRPIAVIAPHAGYIYSGRTAASAYKQLEGETYEIVVVISPSHTVFFPGASVYNGAAYQTPIGVVEIDEKLSETIATINPVVYLSNKGHTGGSIRGEHALEVQLPFLQLVLGKFKLVAIVMGDQEETTCHALGEVLASALSGKNALIVASTDLSHYHSDKEARQLDGNIRRAVEEFNPSRLLSVLSSGRGEACGGGPTAAALIASKKLGGEKVIVTGYTTSGEATNDFSEVVGYLGAIVTSEKPVIRATESGGANSRKNGTELTDEDKLYLRGLAAESIQAGLEKKPFKPTEPESKILREKRGAFVTIKSGGELRGCIGLIRAYKPLYEVIADMAQAAAFEDPRFMPLTPREAKNLEIEISALSPLMRVEKIDDIEVGRDGLMIKLDLHSGLLLPQVATEHGWDRTTFLEQTCLKAGLPKNSYKDKAAEIYRFTADIF